In Schizosaccharomyces osmophilus chromosome 2, complete sequence, the following proteins share a genomic window:
- the cgs1 gene encoding cAMP-dependent protein kinase regulatory subunit Cgs1, translating into MVSNASFDELIEELRNLVNKQGCTDLLQVCFDFFGSKLKNERREMLHMDDAMSEALSEDASEDDYLSDLHEMSRGPEAVGPEVLHTPEAGGLKEMNVSYPQNYNFLRRQSVSAESMNPNSFMQLPRPQVPLKSPEELERLKKAVGHNFLFKNLDEERYLEVLSAMTEKRIGEAGVALIVQGAVGDYFYVIEKGEFDVYKRKEPNVSTEEVLASGYGDHVATMFPGEYFGELALMYNAPRAATVVSKTPDCVFYALDRASFHRIVLQNAFHQRRMYESLLEEVPILSSLDKYQRQKIADALQTVVFQAGEEVIRQGDIGNEFYLIEDGEAEVIKKDKGTVVTLTKGDYFGELALIHETQRTATVRAKSRLKLATFDKPTFNRLLGNAIDLMRQQPRAELDSKQESQRQLESHHGTSEA; encoded by the coding sequence ATGGTTTCAAACGCTTCTTTCGACGAGCTTATAGAGGAGTTGAGAAATCTTGTAAATAAGCAGGGTTGTACTGATCTCCTTCAAGTTtgctttgatttctttggtagcaaattgaaaaatgaaCGCAGAGAGATGCTTCATATGGATGATGCCATGAGCGAAGCGTTAAGCGAGGATGCCTCAGAAGATGACTATTTATCAGACCTGCACGAGATGTCCAGAGGGCCCGAGGCAGTGGGTCCTGAAGTACTTCACACTCCTGAAGCGGGTGgattgaaagaaatgaacGTTTCTTATCCTCAAAATTACAACTTCTTACGAAGACAATCCGTGTCTGCCGAGTCGATGAATCCCAACTCGTTTATGCAACTGCCTCGTCCACAGGTTCCCTTAAAAAGCCCTGAAGAACTGGAACGTTTGAAGAAAGCAGTAGGTCACAACTTCTTGTTTAAGAATTTGGACGAGGAACGGTACTTGGAAGTCTTGAGCGCTATGACGGAAAAACGTATTGGCGAAGCTGGTGTAGCACTGATTGTACAGGGCGCTGTGGGTGATTACTTTTACGTTATAGAGAAGGGTGAATTTGATGTTTACAAACGCAAAGAACCAAACGTCTCGACAGAAGAAGTACTGGCTTCGGGTTACGGGGATCATGTTGCTACGATGTTTCCAGGGGAATATTTTGGCGAACTTGCATTAATGTACAACGCTCCTCGGGCAGCAACTGTTGTGTCCAAGACTCCTGATTGTGTTTTCTATGCCTTGGACCGAGCAAGTTTCCATCGTATTGTGTTGCAAAATGCTTTTCACCAACGCCGTATGTATGAAAGTTTGCTTGAGGAAGTTCCTATTTTGTCAAGTCTGGACAAGTATCAACGCCAAAAAATAGCAGATGCCCTTCAAACAGTTGTTTTTCAGGCTGGAGAGGAAGTAATTCGCCAAGGGGATATTGGGAACGAGTTTTATTTGATTGAAGATGGTGAAGCAGAGGTGattaaaaaagacaaaggcACGGTAGTGACATTGACAAAGGGTGATTATTTTGGCGAGTTAGCTTTAATTCACGAAACACAGAGAACCGCAACGGTGCGTGCCAAATCTCGTTTAAAGTTGGCAACCTTTGACAAGCCTACCTTCAACCGACTTTTGGGCAATGCCATTGACTTGATGCGCCAACAACCAAGAGCAGAGTTGGACTC
- the fhl1 gene encoding DNA-binding forkhead transcription factor Fhl1: MPDAVRQDAAEKKSGTNRVQAYAKLEFEKFSFFVQTLQVTMGRKASNSSDCDVHLGDTKAISRQHAKIVYSFPNQRFEFSVIGKNGAFVDGEFVERGSTVALHSGTRVQIGQISFSFLLPEGMQKQTARKHDVDTADPQKMSTTITPVIEQKPPIEELQSSFYTSVKKESELNTTQLSPPPPLMTAESASANIFEHPDAITPHPLESFPYSSEYKPQTVSPQSIQRQASSDFSSAPSANPETLRNLSETPPNNAIPPKQTSVDQESNHPSASIPLHPGLESNPPPNFGDIYQKPNLSYANLIARTLISNSNKKMTLGDICEWISHTWPYYQYQPPAWHNSIRHNLSLNKAFIRIPRRQNESGKGSFWILDPSYIDQFEGNMFRKTKKPTPTATGTTSFDHENIDPLQSNMSVGGKISSSMTSDTSQRTPAANGGGAAAPKEEKPSLLQSGIQPIIMQSGKLALNPEFFRNSNGEQQAPNEQAVHAISLLQDHINRQLGPAAVNNPAQATAIANALAVALAKKLQKQPVPTPTVQQQDTTQQTKRRKASISSVNQNVNSTASSSSIQPNAPFFHMPTPPPSTMTSVPPPYVRPPVHSQPKDSPYGRTIEDPLPPGAVAASSATSKPNTSLSGSSGQTSTVPNTSVLTSDRPLYVASHEANGEKRPSFAMPSYAAYSPSSGIQGNSLHTTPSLHSEHGGESKEGRQENHQDPMQSTGDVLRGVKRQFDEAPSSYT, encoded by the coding sequence ttgttcagACTCTGCAAGTTACAATGGGTCGGAAAGCCAGTAATTCTAGTGATTGTGATGTTCATCTGGGAGACACCAAAGCTATATCTCGTCAGCATGCTAAAATTGTATACAGCTTCCCAAATCAAAGGTTTGAATTTTCCGTCATTGGAAAAAACGGAGCTTTTGTTGATGGGGAATTCGTCGAACGCGGATCTACCGTCGCACTGCATAGTGGAACTCGCGTTCAAATTGGACAGatctctttctcttttcttcttccggAAGGAATGCAAAAACAGACGGCGAGAAAGCATGATGTTGATACCGCTGATCCCCAGAAGATGAGCACGACTATAACTCCTGTGATTGAACAAAAACCACCTATTGAAGAACTTCAAAGCTCTTTTTACACATCCgtaaaaaaggaatctgAGCTCAACACTACTCAATTAtctcctcctcctcctcttATGACCGCCGAGTCTGCATCAGCAAATATATTTGAGCATCCTGATGCGATTACTCCTCATCCTTTAGAATCCTTTCCCTACTCTTCCGAATACAAACCACAAACTGTATCTCCTCAATCTATTCAGCGTCAGGCATCGAGCGATTTCTCGTCAGCCCCATCTGCTAACCCTGAAACCTTACGAAATCTTTCTGAGACTCCTCCAAATAATGCCATTCCCCCAAAACAGACTTCTGTTGATCAAGAGTCGAATCATCCTTCGGCATCAATCCCTTTGCATCCGGGTTTAGAATCAAATCCACCACCAAATTTCGGTGATATTTATCAAAAGCCTAATCTTTCTTATGCAAATTTGATTGCACGTACCCTTATATCCAATTCTAATAAGAAGATGACATTGGGCGATATTTGCGAATGGATTTCCCATACGTGGCCGTATTATCAATATCAACCACCAGCTTGGCACAACTCGATTCGGCATAACTTATCTTTGAACAAAGCATTTATACGAATACCGAGGAGACAAAACGAGTCTGGAAAAGGGTCATTTTGGATATTGGATCCCTCCTATATTGACCAGTTTGAAGGAAATATGTTTcggaaaacaaagaaacccACACCTACTGCTACGGGTACTACATCTTTCGACCATGAGAACATTGATCCCCTTCAAAGTAATATGTCGGTAGGCGGTAAAATCAGTTCTTCAATGACTTCTGACACTTCACAACGGACACCTGCTGCAAATGGCGGTGGAGCAGCAGCAcctaaagaagaaaaaccatCATTATTACAGTCTGGCATCCAGCCCATCATTATGCAGTCTGGCAAATTAGCGTTGAATCCTGAATTTTTCCGCAACTCAAATGGTGAACAACAAGCACCAAACGAGCAAGCGGTACATGCGATTTCGCTTTTACAAGACCACATTAACCGACAATTAGGACCGGCTGCCGTGAACAACCCAGCGCAGGCCACTGCGATTGCAAATGCGTTAGCCGTTGCCCTAGCCAAAAAGTTACAAAAGCAACCGGTACCAACCCCAACTGTTCAACAACAAGATACGACTCAGCAaactaaaagaagaaaagcctCTATTTCGTCTGTGAATCAAAATGTCAACTCGACAGCATCTTCCTCGTCCATTCAACCAAATGCtccttttttccatatGCCCACACCGCCACCTTCTACCATGACATCTGTTCCCCCTCCGTATGTACGACCGCCTGTCCATTCTCAACCCAAAGATTCTCCATATGGCCGAACTATAGAAGATCCGTTACCCCCTGGAGCAGTTGCTGCATCCTCCGCGACTTCCAAGCCGAACACTTCCTTGTCAGGCTCCTCAGGGCAAACAAGTACTGTACCAAATACCTCCGTTTTGACGTCAGATCGGCCTCTGTACGTAGCATCTCATGAAGCTAACGGAGAAAAGCGACCAAGTTTTGCGATGCCATCATATGCTGCATATTCACCTAGCAGTGGGATACAAGGCAATTCCCTTCATACGACGCCAAGTCTACATTCAGAGCATGGAGGAGAAAGCAAAGAAGGAAGACAAGAAAATCACCAGGACCCAATGCAATCAACAGGGGACGTTCTTCGTGGAGTGAAACGACAATTTGATGAAGCTCCGTCTTCGTATACCTGA